The following are from one region of the Sorghum bicolor cultivar BTx623 chromosome 2, Sorghum_bicolor_NCBIv3, whole genome shotgun sequence genome:
- the LOC8054748 gene encoding pectinesterase/pectinesterase inhibitor PPE8B, whose amino-acid sequence MATVPVDVVVAADGSGDYSSVSAAIAAAPLKSNKRHVIHIKKGLYKEFVILGEDAWNVTLIGDGMDATVISGSRCCADGFHTPQTAVLTVLGRGFIARDLRVENTAGPRKELGQAVALLSNSDQSVVFRCALRGYQDTLYAELGRQFYRECKISGTVDFIFGDAAAVFQNCDILARLPIQGQQNTLTAEGRDKPDSNGGFCFQSCTVAADDDLAKASGVETYLGRPWKAYSRVIFMKSTISNVRHAKGWLPWEHAAPPDTIYYAEYDNDGPGAAVGGRVKWSGFHTIQDAAEAINFTVEKFINGNDWLPGTGVDYKPGL is encoded by the exons ATGGCGACTGTTCCCGTCGACGTGGTGGTGGCCGCGGATGGCAGCGGCGACTACTCGTCCGTGAGCGCTGCCATCGCTGCCGCGCCACTCAAGAGCAACAAGAGGCACGTCATTCACATCAAGAAAGGTTTGTACAAGGAGTTCGTCATCCTGGGAGAGGACGCGTGGAACGTGACGTTGATCGGCGACGGCATGGACGCCACCGTGATCTCCGGCAGCCGATGCTGCGCGGATGGCTTCCACACGCCGCAGACGGCAGTTCTGA CTGTTCTCGGCAGGGGCTTCATAGCCCGTGATCTCCGCGTCGAGAACACGGCCGGCCCGAGGAAGGAGCTGGGGCAAGCGGTGGCGCTCTTGTCCAATTCGGATCAGTCCGTGGTGTTCCGCTGCGCCCTCCGCGGCTACCAGGACACGCTCTACGCCGAGCTCGGGAGGCAGTTCTACCGCGAGTGCAAAATCTCTGGCACGGTGGACTTCATTTTCGGCGACGCGGCGGCCGTGTTTCAGAACTGCGACATCCTCGCGCGCCTGCCGATTCAGGGACAGCAGAACACCCTCACTGCGGAGGGGCGAGACAAGCCCGACAGCAATGGGGGCTTCTGCTTCCAGTCGTGCACGGTGGCGGCCGACGACGATCTCGCCAAGGCAAGCGGCGTGGAAACGTACCTGGGCCGTCCGTGGAAGGCGTACTCCCGCGTCATCTTCATGAAGTCGACGATTTCCAACGTGCGGCACGCCAAGGGGTGGCTGCCATGGGAGCACGCCGCCCCTCCTGACACGATCTACTACGCCGAGTACGACAACGACGGGCCAGGTGCCGCGGTGGGTGGCCGGGTCAAGTGGTCCGGTTTCCACACGATTCAGGACGCCGCCgaggccatcaacttcaccgtcgaGAAGTTCATCAACGGCAATGACTGGCTTCCGGGCACGGGCGTAGACTACAAGCCCGGCCTTTGA
- the LOC8054749 gene encoding NAC domain-containing protein 82 isoform X1 — METPPPRRWPPGFRFSPTDEELVLYFLKRRIVSGRPSPYVADVEVYKSHPSHLPERSALQTGDRQWFFFSRMDRKYPNGSRASRTTGDGYWKATGKDRFICGGGRAVGNKKTLVYHHGRAPRGERTDWVMHEYTLLADALPPAAQGRESYALYKLFQKSGAGPKNGEQYGAPFREEDWLDDDDEGVTADAAANSVPNTNNPPCTVEEHAITDRELPIEDLDELLSNFGNDQEFSEAQPTSSHGQGQGWLSEGGDKAEVVDASISNGAVVVAENTCTDLPLGDIEQLLMQISDDQQNAELFSDLSTSVPELQFQCEDRQAWHDADGGHEVCAGDPTASSGAVVTAECIDTELPLGDLEGLLLQIANDQDMVEPQSDLSAPIPHHNFNQAGIGDLHESHGAPVGNLSCIVQESAFCEPRTEPSSQFPQSNVTNLPFSGETNSSEGTSVAHSVSGLISYHSQDADEEFLEINDFFDLDDVGQNADCTTTEYLISATNGMFDNLEYCDAPSFLPGPFDTVGLVAENQFFDIGNSGIQNQRYQYTTEVRTHNQAALNVRSHMKHDHVVLSSHASAGTMNIHAANEVNNQSSTASQSWFNAALSALLDSVPSSPALAAEIENTVINRTLQRISSFRSQQTAGEENTFINRTLQHISSFKSQQATREEPGTPSIQVTRGSRLMLISLLVILASIIWTFTSGSALNFCKGFWKSSST; from the exons ATGGAgaccccgccgccgcgccggtgGCCGCCGGGCTTCCGCTtcagccccaccgacgaggAGCTTGTTCTCTACTTCCTCAAGCGCCGGATCGTCTCCGGCCGCCCCTCTCCCTACGTCGCCGACGTCGAAGTGTACAAGTCACACCCTTCCCACCTCCCCG AGAGGTCGGCGCTGCAGACGGGGGACAggcagtggttcttcttcagcCGGATGGACCGCAAGTACCCCAACGGCTCGCGCGCCAGCCGCACCACTGGCGACGGATACTGGAAGGCCACGGGGAAGGACCGCTTCAtctgcggcggcggccgggCGGTGGGCAACAAGAAGACGCTGGTGTACCACCACGGCCGGGCCCCGCGCGGGGAGCGCACGGACTGGGTCATGCACGAGTATACCCTACTCGCCGACGCGCTCCCGCCGGCCGCGCAGGGGAGGGAGTCCTACGCGCTGTACAAGCTCTTCCAGAAGAGCGGGGCCGGGCCCAAGAACGGCGAACAGTACGGTGCTCCCTTTAGGGAGGAGGATTGGTTGGATGACGACGATGAGGGAGTGACTGCGGATGCTGCCGCTAATTCTGTTCCTAACACCAATAATCCACCATGTACAGTGGAGGAGCATGCAATTACTGACCGTGAGCTTCCAATTGAGGATCTTGATGAACTCCTGTCAAATTTTGGAAATGATCAGGAGTTTAGTGAAGCACAGCCTACTTCTTCCCATGGTCAAGGTCAGGGTTGGCTCAGTGAGGGGGGTGACAAGGCTGAGGTTGTGGATGCTTCCATTAGCAATGGTGCTGTGGTTGTAGCAGAGAACACCTGCACTGATCTCCCTCTTGGGGATATTGAGCAGCTTCTGATGCAAATATCTGATGATCAGCAAAACGCTGAATTGTTCTCGGATTTATCAACATCAGTTCCAGAACTGCAGTTCCAGTGCGAAGATCGTCAGGCTTGGCATGATGCTGACGGGGGACATGAAGTTTGTGCTGGGGATCCTACTGCCAGCAGTGGTGCTGTTGTAACAGCAGAATGTATTGACACAGAACTTCCACTTGGGGATCTTGAAGGGCTTCTGCTGCAAATAGCCAACGACCAGGACATGGTTGAACCCCAATCAGATCTCTCTGCACCGATTCCACATCATAATTTCAATCAG GCTGGCATTGGGGATTTACATGAATCTCATGGTGCTCCGGTTGGTAATCTTTCTTGTATAGTTCAGGAAAGTGCATTTTGTGAACCACGGACTGAGCCGAGTAGTCAATTTCCACAGTCTAATGTAACCAATTTGCCATTTAGCGGAGAAACAAATTCTTCTGAAGGGACCAGTGTGGCACATTCTGTGTCAGGTTTGATCAGTTACCACAGTCAGGATGCTGATGAGGAGTTCCTtgaaatcaatgatttctttgatCTGGATGATGTAGGTCAGAATGCAGATTGTACGACAACTGAGTACTTGATCTCTGCAACAAATGGGATGTTTGACAATTTGGAATACTGTGATGCTCCTTCATTTCTGCCTGGGCCATTTGACACAGTTGGATTGGTAGCTGAAAATCAATTTTTTGATATTGGTAACAGTGGAATTCAGAACCAGAGATATCAATATACAACAGAAGTAAGGACACATAATCAGGCTGCTCTTAATGTGCGGAGCCATATGAAGCATGATCATGTAGTCTTATCCTCGCATGCATCAG CAGGCACTATGAATATTCATGCAGCAAATGAGGTAAATAACCAGAGCTCCACAGCTTCACAATCATGGTTCAATGCGGCTCTATCAGCCTTGTTGGACTCTGTACCTAGTAGTCCAGCATTAGCTGCTGAAATCGAAAATACTGTTATCAACAGAACACTCCAGCGCATCTCTAGCTTCCGATCACAGCAAACTGCAGGTGAAGAAAACACTTTTATCAACAGAACACTTCAGCACATCTCTAGCTTCAAGTCACAGCAAGCAACAAGGGAAGAACCAGGCACCCCAAGTATTCAGGTTACCAGAGGCAGCAGGCTGATGCTCATCTCTCTACTGGTTATACTTGCTTCTATCATATGGACTTTTACTTCTGGCTCTGCCCTCAATTTTTGCAAAGGTTTTTGGAAATCCTCTTCTACGTGA
- the LOC8054749 gene encoding NAC domain-containing protein 82 isoform X2: METPPPRRWPPGFRFSPTDEELVLYFLKRRIVSGRPSPYVADVEVYKSHPSHLPERSALQTGDRQWFFFSRMDRKYPNGSRASRTTGDGYWKATGKDRFICGGGRAVGNKKTLVYHHGRAPRGERTDWVMHEYTLLADALPPAAQGRESYALYKLFQKSGAGPKNGEQYGAPFREEDWLDDDDEGVTADAAANSVPNTNNPPCTVEEHAITDRELPIEDLDELLSNFGNDQEFSEAQPTSSHGQGQGWLSEGGDKAEVVDASISNGAVVVAENTCTDLPLGDIEQLLMQISDDQQNAELFSDLSTSVPELQFQCEDRQAWHDADGGHEVCAGDPTASSGAVVTAECIDTELPLGDLEGLLLQIANDQDMVEPQSDLSAPIPHHNFNQAGIGDLHESHGAPVGNLSCIVQESAFCEPRTEPSSQFPQSNVTNLPFSGETNSSEGTSVAHSVSGLISYHSQDADEEFLEINDFFDLDDVGQNADCTTTEYLISATNGMFDNLEYCDAPSFLPGPFDTVGLVAENQFFDIGNSGIQNQRYQYTTEVRTHNQAALNVRSHMKHDHVVLSSHASGTMNIHAANEVNNQSSTASQSWFNAALSALLDSVPSSPALAAEIENTVINRTLQRISSFRSQQTAGEENTFINRTLQHISSFKSQQATREEPGTPSIQVTRGSRLMLISLLVILASIIWTFTSGSALNFCKGFWKSSST; encoded by the exons ATGGAgaccccgccgccgcgccggtgGCCGCCGGGCTTCCGCTtcagccccaccgacgaggAGCTTGTTCTCTACTTCCTCAAGCGCCGGATCGTCTCCGGCCGCCCCTCTCCCTACGTCGCCGACGTCGAAGTGTACAAGTCACACCCTTCCCACCTCCCCG AGAGGTCGGCGCTGCAGACGGGGGACAggcagtggttcttcttcagcCGGATGGACCGCAAGTACCCCAACGGCTCGCGCGCCAGCCGCACCACTGGCGACGGATACTGGAAGGCCACGGGGAAGGACCGCTTCAtctgcggcggcggccgggCGGTGGGCAACAAGAAGACGCTGGTGTACCACCACGGCCGGGCCCCGCGCGGGGAGCGCACGGACTGGGTCATGCACGAGTATACCCTACTCGCCGACGCGCTCCCGCCGGCCGCGCAGGGGAGGGAGTCCTACGCGCTGTACAAGCTCTTCCAGAAGAGCGGGGCCGGGCCCAAGAACGGCGAACAGTACGGTGCTCCCTTTAGGGAGGAGGATTGGTTGGATGACGACGATGAGGGAGTGACTGCGGATGCTGCCGCTAATTCTGTTCCTAACACCAATAATCCACCATGTACAGTGGAGGAGCATGCAATTACTGACCGTGAGCTTCCAATTGAGGATCTTGATGAACTCCTGTCAAATTTTGGAAATGATCAGGAGTTTAGTGAAGCACAGCCTACTTCTTCCCATGGTCAAGGTCAGGGTTGGCTCAGTGAGGGGGGTGACAAGGCTGAGGTTGTGGATGCTTCCATTAGCAATGGTGCTGTGGTTGTAGCAGAGAACACCTGCACTGATCTCCCTCTTGGGGATATTGAGCAGCTTCTGATGCAAATATCTGATGATCAGCAAAACGCTGAATTGTTCTCGGATTTATCAACATCAGTTCCAGAACTGCAGTTCCAGTGCGAAGATCGTCAGGCTTGGCATGATGCTGACGGGGGACATGAAGTTTGTGCTGGGGATCCTACTGCCAGCAGTGGTGCTGTTGTAACAGCAGAATGTATTGACACAGAACTTCCACTTGGGGATCTTGAAGGGCTTCTGCTGCAAATAGCCAACGACCAGGACATGGTTGAACCCCAATCAGATCTCTCTGCACCGATTCCACATCATAATTTCAATCAG GCTGGCATTGGGGATTTACATGAATCTCATGGTGCTCCGGTTGGTAATCTTTCTTGTATAGTTCAGGAAAGTGCATTTTGTGAACCACGGACTGAGCCGAGTAGTCAATTTCCACAGTCTAATGTAACCAATTTGCCATTTAGCGGAGAAACAAATTCTTCTGAAGGGACCAGTGTGGCACATTCTGTGTCAGGTTTGATCAGTTACCACAGTCAGGATGCTGATGAGGAGTTCCTtgaaatcaatgatttctttgatCTGGATGATGTAGGTCAGAATGCAGATTGTACGACAACTGAGTACTTGATCTCTGCAACAAATGGGATGTTTGACAATTTGGAATACTGTGATGCTCCTTCATTTCTGCCTGGGCCATTTGACACAGTTGGATTGGTAGCTGAAAATCAATTTTTTGATATTGGTAACAGTGGAATTCAGAACCAGAGATATCAATATACAACAGAAGTAAGGACACATAATCAGGCTGCTCTTAATGTGCGGAGCCATATGAAGCATGATCATGTAGTCTTATCCTCGCATGCATCAG GCACTATGAATATTCATGCAGCAAATGAGGTAAATAACCAGAGCTCCACAGCTTCACAATCATGGTTCAATGCGGCTCTATCAGCCTTGTTGGACTCTGTACCTAGTAGTCCAGCATTAGCTGCTGAAATCGAAAATACTGTTATCAACAGAACACTCCAGCGCATCTCTAGCTTCCGATCACAGCAAACTGCAGGTGAAGAAAACACTTTTATCAACAGAACACTTCAGCACATCTCTAGCTTCAAGTCACAGCAAGCAACAAGGGAAGAACCAGGCACCCCAAGTATTCAGGTTACCAGAGGCAGCAGGCTGATGCTCATCTCTCTACTGGTTATACTTGCTTCTATCATATGGACTTTTACTTCTGGCTCTGCCCTCAATTTTTGCAAAGGTTTTTGGAAATCCTCTTCTACGTGA